In Acidobacteriota bacterium, the following proteins share a genomic window:
- a CDS encoding tyrosine-type recombinase/integrase, producing MPKRKRDALTDVQVRQVKPREKPYKLADGRGLYLFVKPNGSRLWRMDIKVSDRWVTLSFGEYPLISLKEARDKRDDTLKLKREGRDPVQVKKAKEAAQEADLATFEVVAREWQAMAAKAWTPDYATGILRRLEKWVFPYVGGCPMGKLTSPEILSVCHRVEAKSAYTAHRVLQLFGKVFRFAVAKGLVGVNPALGLSDVLTPHQEEHRATLTDPKAIGILLRAMDGYTGDILTRAALRLTPYLILRPGELRSLEWAMIHFDVPEIRFPGKRMKMKTLPPHIVPLARQAVEVLMDIHPVTGKGRYVFPSVRKDGRPMSENTVRSALIRLGYRGDEQTAHGFRAMADTLLNEMGFNRDAIERQLAHGERNKVRAAYNHAEHLPERRRMMQKWADYLDKLRGQK from the coding sequence ATGCCTAAACGGAAACGCGATGCCCTGACCGATGTCCAGGTCCGGCAGGTCAAGCCCAGGGAGAAGCCCTATAAACTGGCTGACGGTCGCGGACTATATCTCTTCGTCAAACCAAATGGGTCCCGGTTGTGGCGAATGGATATCAAAGTTTCAGACCGCTGGGTGACGCTGTCCTTCGGTGAGTATCCCTTGATCAGTCTTAAGGAGGCTAGGGACAAGCGGGATGATACCCTGAAGCTGAAGCGGGAGGGACGGGATCCGGTCCAGGTAAAAAAGGCCAAGGAAGCGGCTCAGGAAGCGGATTTGGCCACATTCGAAGTGGTCGCCCGGGAGTGGCAGGCCATGGCCGCCAAGGCTTGGACGCCGGATTACGCAACCGGTATCTTGCGGCGATTGGAAAAATGGGTGTTCCCGTATGTAGGTGGCTGCCCCATGGGCAAATTGACGTCACCCGAAATCCTCTCCGTCTGTCACCGGGTGGAGGCAAAGAGCGCTTACACGGCACACCGGGTTTTGCAATTGTTCGGGAAAGTGTTCCGTTTCGCTGTCGCGAAGGGCCTGGTCGGGGTCAACCCCGCGTTGGGATTGTCGGATGTTTTGACCCCCCACCAAGAGGAACACCGCGCGACGCTCACGGATCCCAAGGCGATCGGCATCCTTCTCCGGGCAATGGATGGTTATACCGGTGACATTTTGACGAGGGCCGCGTTGCGCCTCACACCCTACCTGATCCTTCGACCCGGCGAACTCCGAAGCCTCGAGTGGGCCATGATCCATTTCGATGTGCCCGAAATCCGGTTCCCCGGGAAGAGGATGAAAATGAAAACGCTGCCCCCGCATATCGTTCCCCTGGCTCGCCAAGCCGTGGAAGTGTTGATGGATATTCATCCGGTGACAGGGAAAGGACGATACGTCTTCCCATCCGTCCGGAAGGACGGACGCCCGATGTCCGAGAACACCGTTCGTTCCGCCCTCATCCGCTTAGGGTACCGGGGAGACGAACAGACGGCCCACGGGTTCCGAGCCATGGCGGACACTCTCTTGAACGAGATGGGTTTCAACCGCGATGCCATCGAGCGGCAGCTGGCCCACGGTGAACGGAACAAGGTCCGGGCTGCCTACAACCATGCCGAGCACCTGCCGGAGCGCCGGCGGATGATGCAGAAGTGGGCGGACTACCTCGACAAACTGAGAGGTCAGAAATGA
- a CDS encoding tetratricopeptide repeat protein — protein sequence MELSEILALYEQNRFLEAYRRCAHLWTPETDTDTFPIEDLVLFSRLAFRIGSPRLSRWLQREAARRAPRHPQVRCYALHVGRRRADLLDTLLDFEAEPELDTDDPELKASWLGSIAMHWTVLRDFGNAFACLDRAKALRPEDAWVLSSEANVLLAADRWEEACDAARRSWMASPGKPWTARVLGQAMIKCGRLPEAARRIADAAEAGESVEMASYAAWLLCAHAEALDGADRGRLLGRASALVDRLADLAPRPDRETRDMVARARLDIADLAEDRAALERWAEETGSPFYRAALKNLRRNPAGRRHLLPFWRVSQKHDACMPTSMAAVLHALGMDLSADAIAGEISFGGTTAWDAADWLEGRGLAVRHFRATPGIARELVLAGVPFVLTLQAESSGHAVAAVGVDEAAGTLLYHDPSFPRLGELLLDGLGADESPLGPRGLAAVPRDRAAVLDRIIPPDEAKAVAAFHEHGRALRDAGPPAARRVVSELARELPGHVVTRYLETFQKVLEGHVREAFTSFQGLLNEHPGCLLFRRSLVQACRSLGNTALLRETLAELVEKGRLPGVQAAQDWWYPPETYVCQYADLLAASEPGRQRALRLLRTVLARGGGNEEIWYTLGRLTWTGGPTPAGRLAYRAAACLADEDDANARTWCNVLRLDGREEDGLGWLEDRARRLATSPRPLGPWFTWVDALEDFGHPERTAAALGEALQTHGDDPEWVQAAVPFWCRLGRWEEAEAGLRRLADRPETAGFHEARLVFHRLRGEWENVRHHAGEWVRLSPFSTTARRHLLDAAAVREGNAAAVDLARRWVAEHPGHDEMEELLHDRLAGAETEEERLRLVRERVARNAEDGWAWRELALIRIGEFELRPVAERPQLAPEIERVLSECDRTAPRNPSTLRMHASWAEARGIWRTATDHWLRAAEAEPEDFYAYRRAWECAAGLPEADRQKLFDRIEILLMRCIGRLHIARDLAFMIAKRFGLAAAEAAVTRWRQARPDDPEVLEAVADLWLDYGQGRSDAERARELLAAAVERFPYHVDLRLSLAQACRALGQDEQAEGVLLEINRRHPGNTGVQLQLSRLRERREDQEGAERWLNAARDVAPFSSEIWKARIGYLMRQDRGPDARALALEGLAADPRNVFRRECALDVLSDLGEAREAVALARDGVQLDPSGAWLWLLLARNLASTGQPARQKEAEACFRRSLELNAGLFDAADELAMLLAQERRLEEAVAVLEQVRRYLPDPSPVDGRLAWLQRLAGKREPARKAMSAAVAAAPWYGWGWEKLITWLQEDKAWDDARKALCPSPPAMSAQPWFRKDRLLLLARAGLPPAELEAEWDRCLADYPEDTNLRLECFDSFQELKLHDKAAAVLDTVLERTPGDPFALARYTRVLSDRKQTDELLDVALRISFDTEVESEWPARHAWSTAEEAGLLPEIRKRVKYRMELGEEPSVHAFSLMALLAGKREKHRGGQCRSALQCAFFRGAGAVELEELLELADRSSWKGPDFRAKVLEELVDLGYHRRVIRYGQRHPDRINETEPWAQVGRALVELRPPLAAKFLAPWKQRTDVKMWMVSCFVMSLTYYGATRYREVMSACRDALRYLPHDHTARFLAHVLAETSILLGDLAVFRDAWSRYGGYFDGEVLKGEFFPKKWQHLLKDLPVLAQALERGDKRTFDTLSKRLRKNNVLFGRKSFFQNTDSRKRSTWAIGGVALGSFIAGVAFDLPALTSLAFTLAVANFLKVRFIDTRS from the coding sequence GTGGAGCTTTCGGAAATCCTGGCGCTGTACGAGCAGAACCGCTTCCTGGAGGCCTACCGCCGGTGCGCCCACCTCTGGACGCCGGAGACGGACACCGACACCTTCCCCATCGAGGACCTGGTCCTCTTCAGCCGCCTGGCGTTCCGCATCGGCAGCCCCCGGCTCTCGCGCTGGCTGCAGCGGGAAGCCGCCCGCCGGGCGCCGCGGCACCCCCAGGTCCGCTGCTACGCCCTGCACGTCGGGCGCCGCCGTGCCGACCTTCTCGACACCCTGCTGGATTTCGAGGCGGAACCCGAACTCGACACCGACGACCCCGAACTGAAGGCCTCCTGGCTCGGCTCCATCGCCATGCACTGGACCGTTTTACGGGACTTCGGGAACGCCTTCGCCTGCCTGGACCGGGCGAAGGCCCTCAGGCCGGAGGACGCCTGGGTGCTGTCCTCGGAAGCGAACGTCCTGCTGGCCGCCGACCGCTGGGAAGAGGCCTGCGACGCCGCCCGCCGCTCCTGGATGGCATCTCCGGGCAAACCCTGGACGGCGCGGGTGCTGGGGCAGGCCATGATCAAGTGCGGGCGGCTCCCGGAAGCGGCTCGCCGGATCGCCGACGCCGCCGAGGCGGGGGAGTCCGTGGAGATGGCGTCCTACGCCGCCTGGCTCCTGTGCGCCCACGCCGAGGCCCTGGACGGCGCGGACCGGGGCCGTTTGCTGGGGCGGGCGTCGGCGCTGGTGGACCGACTGGCGGACCTGGCGCCCCGGCCGGATCGGGAGACCCGGGACATGGTGGCCCGCGCCCGGCTCGACATTGCGGACCTTGCGGAGGACCGGGCGGCCCTCGAACGGTGGGCCGAGGAAACGGGGTCGCCCTTCTACCGGGCGGCACTGAAGAACCTGCGCCGGAACCCCGCCGGCCGTCGTCACCTCCTGCCGTTCTGGCGGGTCTCCCAGAAGCACGACGCCTGCATGCCCACGAGCATGGCGGCCGTGCTGCACGCCCTGGGGATGGACCTGAGCGCGGACGCCATCGCCGGGGAGATCAGCTTCGGGGGGACCACCGCCTGGGATGCGGCGGACTGGCTGGAGGGGCGCGGCCTGGCGGTCCGTCACTTCCGGGCGACGCCGGGGATCGCCCGGGAACTGGTCCTGGCCGGGGTGCCGTTCGTCCTCACGCTGCAGGCCGAGAGTTCCGGCCACGCGGTGGCGGCGGTGGGGGTGGACGAGGCGGCGGGGACCCTGCTGTACCACGACCCCTCCTTCCCCCGGCTGGGGGAGTTGCTGCTGGACGGCCTGGGCGCCGACGAGTCCCCCCTCGGGCCGCGGGGCCTGGCTGCCGTGCCCCGGGACCGCGCCGCCGTCCTGGACCGGATCATCCCCCCCGACGAGGCGAAGGCCGTCGCCGCCTTCCACGAGCACGGCCGGGCATTGCGCGACGCGGGGCCGCCCGCCGCCCGCCGGGTGGTGAGCGAGCTCGCCCGGGAGCTGCCCGGCCACGTGGTCACCCGCTACCTGGAGACTTTCCAGAAAGTGCTGGAGGGCCACGTTCGCGAAGCGTTCACGTCCTTCCAGGGCCTGCTGAACGAGCACCCCGGCTGCCTGCTCTTCCGCCGGTCCCTGGTCCAGGCCTGCCGCTCCCTGGGCAACACGGCCCTCCTGCGGGAAACCCTGGCGGAGCTGGTGGAGAAGGGGCGGTTGCCGGGGGTGCAGGCCGCCCAGGACTGGTGGTACCCCCCGGAGACCTACGTCTGCCAGTACGCGGACCTGCTCGCCGCCTCCGAGCCCGGCCGCCAGCGCGCGCTCCGGCTCCTGCGCACCGTCCTGGCCCGCGGCGGCGGGAACGAGGAAATCTGGTACACCCTGGGGCGGCTGACCTGGACGGGCGGGCCGACCCCCGCCGGCCGGCTGGCTTACCGGGCGGCGGCATGCCTGGCGGACGAGGACGACGCCAACGCCCGCACCTGGTGCAACGTCTTACGCCTGGACGGCCGGGAGGAGGACGGGCTGGGCTGGCTGGAGGACCGGGCCCGGCGGCTGGCGACGTCCCCGAGACCCCTGGGGCCCTGGTTCACCTGGGTGGACGCCCTCGAGGATTTCGGGCACCCCGAGCGAACCGCCGCCGCCCTGGGAGAAGCTTTGCAGACCCACGGGGACGACCCGGAGTGGGTCCAGGCGGCGGTCCCGTTCTGGTGCCGCCTGGGGCGCTGGGAGGAGGCGGAAGCCGGGCTGCGCCGCCTGGCGGACCGCCCGGAAACCGCCGGTTTCCACGAGGCCCGGCTGGTGTTCCACCGCCTGCGGGGAGAGTGGGAAAACGTGCGGCATCACGCCGGGGAGTGGGTTCGTCTGTCGCCCTTCTCCACGACCGCCCGCCGGCACCTCCTGGACGCCGCCGCCGTGCGGGAGGGGAACGCCGCCGCCGTGGACCTGGCCCGCCGGTGGGTGGCGGAGCACCCGGGCCACGACGAGATGGAGGAACTGCTGCACGACCGCCTGGCCGGCGCCGAGACGGAGGAGGAACGGCTCCGGCTGGTCCGGGAGCGGGTCGCCCGCAACGCCGAGGACGGCTGGGCCTGGCGGGAACTGGCCCTGATCCGGATCGGGGAGTTCGAGCTCAGGCCGGTGGCGGAGCGGCCCCAACTGGCCCCGGAAATCGAGCGGGTCCTGTCGGAATGCGACCGGACCGCCCCGAGGAACCCCTCGACCCTGCGCATGCACGCCTCGTGGGCGGAAGCGCGGGGCATCTGGCGGACGGCGACGGATCACTGGCTCCGGGCGGCGGAGGCGGAACCGGAGGATTTCTACGCCTACCGGCGGGCCTGGGAGTGCGCCGCGGGGCTGCCGGAGGCCGACCGGCAGAAGCTCTTCGACCGGATCGAAATTCTGCTGATGCGCTGCATCGGCCGCCTCCACATCGCCCGGGACCTCGCCTTCATGATCGCGAAGCGCTTCGGTCTCGCCGCCGCGGAAGCCGCGGTGACCCGGTGGCGGCAGGCCCGGCCCGACGACCCGGAGGTCCTGGAGGCCGTTGCCGACCTCTGGCTGGATTACGGGCAGGGCCGCAGCGACGCGGAGCGGGCCCGCGAGCTCCTGGCCGCGGCCGTGGAGCGCTTCCCCTACCACGTCGATCTCCGCCTCTCCCTCGCCCAGGCCTGCCGGGCGCTGGGACAGGACGAGCAGGCCGAGGGCGTCCTCCTGGAGATCAACCGGCGTCACCCCGGGAACACGGGGGTGCAGCTTCAGCTTTCGCGCCTGCGGGAACGCCGGGAGGACCAGGAAGGCGCGGAGAGGTGGCTGAACGCGGCCCGGGACGTGGCCCCCTTCTCCTCCGAGATCTGGAAGGCCCGGATCGGGTACCTCATGCGACAGGACCGGGGCCCGGACGCTCGGGCGCTGGCCCTCGAGGGGCTGGCGGCCGACCCCCGAAACGTCTTCCGGCGCGAGTGCGCCCTGGACGTGCTGTCGGACCTCGGGGAGGCCAGGGAAGCCGTGGCCTTGGCCCGGGACGGCGTCCAGCTCGACCCGTCGGGCGCCTGGCTGTGGCTCCTGCTGGCGCGGAACCTGGCCTCGACGGGTCAGCCGGCCCGGCAGAAGGAGGCGGAAGCGTGTTTCCGGCGGTCCCTGGAGTTGAACGCGGGGCTGTTCGACGCGGCGGACGAACTGGCGATGCTCCTGGCCCAGGAGCGGCGGCTGGAGGAGGCCGTGGCCGTCCTGGAACAGGTCCGCCGTTACCTCCCCGATCCCTCGCCGGTGGACGGGCGCCTGGCTTGGCTGCAGCGCCTGGCCGGGAAGCGCGAGCCGGCCCGCAAGGCCATGAGCGCCGCTGTCGCCGCCGCCCCCTGGTACGGCTGGGGGTGGGAAAAGCTGATCACATGGCTCCAGGAGGACAAGGCCTGGGACGACGCCCGCAAGGCCCTCTGCCCTTCCCCGCCGGCCATGAGCGCGCAGCCGTGGTTCCGGAAGGACCGCCTGCTGCTGCTGGCCCGGGCCGGCCTCCCCCCCGCCGAACTCGAGGCGGAGTGGGACCGCTGCCTTGCGGATTACCCGGAGGACACGAACCTCCGCCTGGAATGTTTCGATTCTTTCCAGGAGCTGAAACTCCACGACAAGGCCGCAGCGGTGCTCGATACGGTCCTGGAGCGCACGCCGGGGGACCCCTTTGCCCTGGCGAGGTACACCCGGGTCCTGTCGGACCGGAAACAGACCGACGAACTGCTGGATGTCGCCCTCCGGATCAGTTTCGACACGGAGGTCGAATCCGAGTGGCCCGCGAGGCACGCCTGGTCCACGGCGGAAGAAGCGGGGCTTCTGCCGGAGATCAGGAAAAGAGTGAAATATCGGATGGAATTGGGGGAGGAGCCCTCCGTGCACGCCTTCTCCCTGATGGCCCTCCTGGCAGGGAAACGGGAGAAGCACCGTGGCGGCCAGTGCCGGAGCGCACTGCAGTGCGCCTTCTTCCGGGGCGCCGGAGCCGTTGAATTGGAGGAACTGCTCGAATTGGCGGACCGTTCGTCCTGGAAAGGACCCGACTTTCGGGCGAAGGTCCTCGAGGAACTGGTCGATCTCGGCTATCACCGGCGAGTCATCCGCTACGGGCAACGGCACCCCGACCGGATCAACGAGACCGAGCCGTGGGCGCAGGTCGGCCGGGCACTGGTCGAGCTTCGGCCGCCCCTGGCGGCGAAGTTCCTGGCCCCCTGGAAACAGCGAACCGACGTGAAGATGTGGATGGTGAGCT
- a CDS encoding AlpA family phage regulatory protein, producing MGYHFIPEAGFLRLHQIIGAPRRGIPPIIPVSKTTWYEGVKDGRFPRPVKFGRLTLWRVEDIRDLLTALSCAAPLLSR from the coding sequence ATGGGCTATCACTTCATCCCCGAGGCCGGTTTCCTCCGGTTGCACCAGATCATCGGCGCCCCGCGGCGGGGCATCCCCCCCATCATCCCGGTCTCGAAGACCACGTGGTACGAGGGCGTCAAGGACGGCCGCTTCCCGCGCCCCGTGAAGTTCGGCCGCCTGACCCTGTGGCGCGTCGAGGACATCCGGGACCTGCTGACCGCCCTGAGCTGTGCCGCCCCCCTTCTGTCGAGGTGA